The genomic window GGCCATAGTATTTTGCCATTAGCGCGGTCGCATGACCTTGCGCCGTAGCGCGATTTCGTGACATCGGAGCCATAACAAGGCGGTTGGCGACGCGAATGGCGCCATAAGCTGTAGATTGGAAAGTAAGATCCGTTATCATCTGATATATCTTTTTCATGAGTTGACTGATTGAAAGATCGCGTTCCGCTGCGGCGCGATTTCCGCAAGTGCTACGGCGATATCTCCGGCGGTTTGTGCCGTGCTCACCAGCACCGCGGCATTGGCGCGCGAGGTCTTACCGTGAGTGGCCGTGTCCAGCGCGCGCATGATGAATTTGGTCAGGCCCGGTCCGACCGGGCGGCCCTCTGCCAAAGCGTCCGCTACTTCGGACTGGAACTTCAGTGTCAGCCCGTGATCCAGGGAAAACTGTTTCATTCATACCTCCGGTAAGGTGTAGCAGGGACGACGCAGTAACCTTTCAGCGCTTGCCACGATGCGCGGCAAGGCAACCTTTGCGTTCCAGTCGTCTGGCGCGACAGGCTCCAGCGCGATGGAAACGGCCGAAATCGGCACGTCGAGGCTGTCGCATAGCGCTTGAGTCAGAGCAGCATCGAGACGCGCACGCTGGGCGTCGCTGAGGGGGCGGTCGAAATAAGGGAGATCGATATGTGGCAAGGTCTAATCCTGAAAAGCTGAGGTAATCGAAGCAGCCTGCTGGCTGGCCGCGTGTTGGATGAGCCGTGCCAGATCGGCCGCGTAGGGCCGCTGGAGCACCTGATAATGGTTCTGTGGCATTGTCAGAGTGTCACGAGGCGGGCAGCAACGCCGGTGGCCTGCTCAAGGAAGGAATAGTCATCCCCCTTCGCTTTGATGACCGTCATCGGGGCGTTGATCCGGCGTCCGAGCAGTTCGGCAAATGTATATTCGAACTGGTAGGTCGTGCGGACGATCCCGATGATCCGCGCTGCCATTTCCCGCGGCATCTCGGGCTGTTCCGCCCAAAGACGGTCAAGGAAGGTCGGCTCGCTATTGCAATAGCCAGATACGGCGGGTTCGTGCAATATCAATCTGACCGGCAAATACCGAGAGCAGGATCGCCATATAGGCTGCGTCGCCCAAAGCCGCTTGTCGTGGGCGCGAGAGCGCCTTGTTGGTCGGATCGAGCGCGGCAAGCTCGGGCGGAAGCGAGGGATTGCCTGGGCAGACTAGAACCAGTTGGTCCACTTCGAACCCCTGCTGTGCCGCCTCGAACGCCACTTGCGCGCCAAAGGAATATCCCCACAGCGTCACCGGCCCCTCGGGGTGGCGGGCCAGAAGTTCGGCAATATCGTCGCGCGCCATTTCGGCAATCGTTGCAGCGGGGGTCTCGCCTTCATTCAGCCCTTGGTGTTTGATCCCGGACTTTAATGGTGCATTATTTTCCCTCGAATGGAAGGAAGCACTATGGGCCAGGTTCTACACGGTCGCGCCACAACGACAGAGGCAATCCGTCGAGCAATACAAAATAGTCAAGAGAGCCTGAGAGCGCTCTCAAAGCGGTATGGGATCAACCCGAAGACCGTTGCCAAGTGGAAGAAGCGCACATCGGTTGCCGATTTGGCGACCGGGCCGAAGGAACCGCATTCGACAGTCTTGAGCCTTGAGGAGGAGGCCGTGATTGTCGCCTTCCGCAGGCACACGCTTCTACCTTTGGATGATTGCCTTTATGCCCTTCAGCCAACAATCCCGCATCTGACGCGCTCGTCCTTACATCGATGCCTACAGCGCCATGACATTTCACGACTGCCGGAAGTCGAGGGCGACAAGGAGCCAAAAAAGAAGTTCAAGAGTTACCCCATTGGCTACTTTCACATCGATATCGCTGAAGTCCAGACCGCTGAGGGCAAGCTCTATCTGTTTGTGGCCATTGATAGAACGTCCAAGTTTGCCTTCGTCGAGCTTTACGCCAAAGCCGGAAAGATGAATGCAGCCCAATTCCTGCGCAATCTGGTCAAGGCTGTGCCCTATGCCATCCATACGGTTCTGACGGACAACGGCATTCAGTTCACCAATCGGGCCTGCGATCTCTACGCCTTCCATCACATCTTCGACCGGGTCTGTGACGAGAAGAATATCGAACACCGGCTGACAAAGGTGAAGCATCCTTGGACCAATGGGCAGGTCGAGCGAATGAACCGGACGATCAAGGAAGCGACCGTCAAGCGTTTCTACTACGACAATCACGACCAACTCAAAAGGCATCTCGCCGACTTCATTGATGCCTATAATTTCGGGCGAAGGCTCAAGACCCTAAAAGGCCTCACGCCCTACGAATTCATTTGTAAACGATGGACTTTGGTGCCGGATCGTTTCATCATTGATCCGATCCATCAAATGCCGGGACTAAACACCTAGAGGATCGAACTGTAGACCGCGCAAATATTGACAGATACGATTAGAACATTTAGTGAACATCGTATGAAAAAGTCACTCAAAGAACGCCTCGCCATTCTGTCGGATGCCGCAAAATACGATGCGTCTTGCGCCTCCAGCGGAACGACAAAGCGGAACGCGGCAGCCGCAGGCGGGCTGGGATCGACGGAGGGCTCCGGGATCTGCCATGCCTATGCGCCGGACGGGCGATGCATTTCTCTCCTTAAAATCCTGATGACGAATTTCTGTATTTACGACTGTGCGTATTGCATCAACCGATCGTCCAGCAATGTTGAGCGAGCACGGTTTTCAGTCGAGGACGTCATCTGGCTGACACTCGAATTCTATCGCCGCAATTACATCGAGGGTCTCTTTCTGTCCTCTGGTATCATCCGCTCTTCCGATTACACAATGGAAGAGATGGTCCGCATCGCTCGCGAATTGCGCACGACACATAATTTCCATGGCTATATTCATCTCAAATCCATTCCCGAGGCATCGCCGCAACTGATTGAGGAGGCCGGGCTCTACGCCGATCGCCTTTCGATCAATATCGAATTGCCGACCGATGCGGGCATCGGGAAATTCGCCCCGGAAAAGCGGCCCGACAACATTCGCCAGTCGATGG from Agrobacterium vitis includes these protein-coding regions:
- a CDS encoding tautomerase family protein; this encodes MPHIDLPYFDRPLSDAQRARLDAALTQALCDSLDVPISAVSIALEPVAPDDWNAKVALPRIVASAERLLRRPCYTLPEV
- a CDS encoding alpha/beta fold hydrolase, producing MAHSASFHSRENNAPLKSGIKHQGLNEGETPAATIAEMARDDIAELLARHPEGPVTLWGYSFGAQVAFEAAQQGFEVDQLVLVCPGNPSLPPELAALDPTNKALSRPRQAALGDAAYMAILLSVFAGQIDIARTRRIWLLQ
- a CDS encoding IS481 family transposase, producing MGQVLHGRATTTEAIRRAIQNSQESLRALSKRYGINPKTVAKWKKRTSVADLATGPKEPHSTVLSLEEEAVIVAFRRHTLLPLDDCLYALQPTIPHLTRSSLHRCLQRHDISRLPEVEGDKEPKKKFKSYPIGYFHIDIAEVQTAEGKLYLFVAIDRTSKFAFVELYAKAGKMNAAQFLRNLVKAVPYAIHTVLTDNGIQFTNRACDLYAFHHIFDRVCDEKNIEHRLTKVKHPWTNGQVERMNRTIKEATVKRFYYDNHDQLKRHLADFIDAYNFGRRLKTLKGLTPYEFICKRWTLVPDRFIIDPIHQMPGLNT